The window CTCGCCTGGACTGCAATGTATGAAAGTGGGTGTAAGTGTAAACTTCCTGCCAGTTAGCCCCCAGCCCCCAAACCTAACGTAGTAATAGATcagaaaatgaaattgaagaaaaaaccAACCAATTGTGGAACTGTGACACGTCAATTGTCTTGTTCTTCCTCTGCAGGGTTGTCAGGCGCTGTTGAGGTTAACAGAGCTAAGAGATAAACTCTGTTAACTTTAACAGAGCTGATTGTTCAGATTTatattcgaaatttattaaatatagtttCATAATCTGcacacatttttaaatttgttttgaaattaaaattaaataaatatttcttccACTTATTATGGTAAAAATATGTTTGTCACACCCACTGTGCCCACAGTGACTACTTTGCAACACTATCCACATAGCACAACTAACTTGTCTTTGTTTGTTTACGTCTTGGAATATCATGGAAAAAGATTAAATACTCGGCAAAATGACACTGGCACACCGGGCTCTCTTCACATGGTTCATCGTGCTGGTCTTCCTCATCCTGCTGTGCCTGCGCCTGGACCCACACACCACCTGGAATTGGTTCGTCACCTTCACTCCACTCTGGTTCTTCGACTGCATCCTGATCGTATACGTTATAATCAAGTTCATCCGCAAATGGCGCAACCTGAACCGGCTGACCCACCTCCTACTTCTATATAAATGGAACATCGGTGGAGTGCTGCTGACCATCACGTCGCAGGTGATGATTTGCCTGACGCTAGAGTACCCCCAGCAGATCCCGATTTACGTGACCATTACCCCACT of the Drosophila ananassae strain 14024-0371.13 chromosome 2R, ASM1763931v2, whole genome shotgun sequence genome contains:
- the LOC6507449 gene encoding transmembrane protein 60; translation: MTLAHRALFTWFIVLVFLILLCLRLDPHTTWNWFVTFTPLWFFDCILIVYVIIKFIRKWRNLNRLTHLLLLYKWNIGGVLLTITSQVMICLTLEYPQQIPIYVTITPLILLLSTAIFYVGSRLGKREGWLR